A genomic segment from Geitlerinema sp. PCC 7407 encodes:
- a CDS encoding heme A synthase gives MTHFVLRPESVPQVGDAIAEGDAAIRQIRRLVGRMAIATLILMAIGSATRVMNAGLACPDWPLCYGTLFPGQQMNLQVFLEWFHRLDAAFLGLSAITLVGFSLWQRRHLPTWVPKASGLALGLIVFQGVLGGLTVTEMLRFDIVTAHLGTALLFFVTLLVMWAMLTPHQGVGTAGNLPWVSLLAAVLVYVQSLLGALVGSQWAAHQCLSQSGLCTVLYSHLVGVVPPTLATLAVVAIAWRTPALHPVLRRWALLAGGCLGLQLLLGLGTLYLHLQVEPLTVAHQSVGALLLGSLVGITVLGWRDRVSDDPIPADAALLSGANPANAQS, from the coding sequence ATGACCCATTTTGTTCTCCGCCCAGAGTCGGTGCCCCAGGTCGGGGACGCGATCGCCGAAGGAGACGCTGCGATTCGCCAAATCCGTCGTCTAGTGGGGCGAATGGCGATCGCAACCTTGATCCTCATGGCCATTGGGAGCGCAACCCGCGTCATGAATGCAGGCTTGGCCTGCCCCGACTGGCCCCTGTGCTACGGCACCCTCTTTCCCGGCCAGCAGATGAACCTGCAAGTATTCCTCGAATGGTTCCACCGTCTCGATGCAGCCTTCTTGGGCCTTTCGGCCATTACCCTGGTTGGGTTCTCTCTCTGGCAGCGTCGCCACCTGCCCACCTGGGTCCCCAAAGCCTCTGGGCTGGCCCTCGGCCTGATCGTCTTTCAGGGCGTCCTGGGCGGCCTGACCGTCACCGAGATGCTGCGCTTTGACATCGTGACGGCCCACCTGGGCACTGCCCTCCTGTTCTTTGTCACGCTGCTGGTGATGTGGGCTATGCTCACGCCCCACCAGGGCGTGGGAACCGCTGGCAACCTGCCCTGGGTGAGCCTGCTGGCCGCCGTCTTGGTCTACGTCCAGAGCTTGCTGGGCGCCCTGGTGGGATCGCAATGGGCCGCCCACCAATGCCTGAGCCAGTCGGGCCTGTGCACCGTGCTGTACAGCCACCTCGTGGGCGTGGTGCCGCCGACCCTGGCAACCTTGGCCGTCGTGGCGATCGCCTGGCGCACCCCCGCTCTTCATCCTGTCCTGCGGCGCTGGGCCTTGCTCGCAGGCGGCTGTCTAGGCCTGCAGCTGCTCCTGGGCCTCGGCACCCTCTACCTCCACCTGCAAGTCGAGCCCCTCACCGTCGCTCACCAAAGCGTGGGAGCGCTGCTGCTCGGATCCCTGGTGGGCATCACGGTACTGGGCTGGCGCGATCGCGTCTCCGACGATCCGATCCCCGCCGATGCTGCCCTGCTGTCTGGGGCCAATCCTGCCAACGCCCAATCCTAG
- a CDS encoding heme o synthase yields the protein MQETFLTRAPRHHANLLQVLQSYYQLTKPRIILLLLITTAAGMWLAAKGSVDPQLLLITLIGGATASASANTINCLYDRDIDYVMERTRHRPLPSGRVQPRDALVFAIGLAVFSFTLLTLGANLLSALLAMAGIVFYVLVYTHWLKRHSTQNIVIGGAAGAIPPLVGWAAVTNDLGWPAWVLFAIVFVWTPPHFWALAMMIRDDYAKVGVPMLPVVEGEQTTSWQIWLYTLLLLPVTLLLAFPLQVAGVVYTGAAFLLGAVFIQKAWALWQDSSNRTLARSLFKFSIFYLMLLSAALVVDSLPVFQPLTQQFAYQWSALLSAIPMLAGI from the coding sequence ATGCAAGAAACCTTTCTCACGCGTGCGCCTCGCCATCACGCCAACTTGCTGCAAGTGCTCCAAAGCTACTATCAGCTCACCAAGCCCCGGATTATTTTGCTACTGCTGATCACCACCGCTGCCGGAATGTGGCTGGCCGCCAAAGGCTCGGTCGATCCCCAGCTGCTGCTGATCACCCTCATCGGGGGCGCGACGGCCTCCGCCTCCGCCAACACCATCAACTGTCTCTACGATCGCGACATCGACTACGTCATGGAGCGCACGCGCCACCGGCCCTTGCCTTCCGGGCGAGTGCAGCCCCGCGATGCCTTGGTGTTTGCGATCGGGCTGGCGGTGTTTTCCTTCACCCTGCTGACCCTGGGCGCCAACCTGCTCAGCGCCCTGCTGGCTATGGCCGGTATCGTCTTCTACGTTTTGGTCTACACCCACTGGCTCAAGCGCCACAGCACCCAAAACATCGTGATCGGCGGGGCAGCGGGCGCGATCCCGCCCCTGGTGGGCTGGGCGGCGGTCACCAACGATCTGGGCTGGCCTGCCTGGGTCCTGTTTGCCATCGTGTTTGTCTGGACGCCGCCCCACTTCTGGGCGCTGGCCATGATGATTCGCGATGACTACGCCAAGGTCGGGGTGCCGATGCTGCCGGTAGTCGAGGGTGAACAGACCACCAGCTGGCAAATTTGGCTGTACACCCTGCTGCTGCTGCCCGTGACGCTGCTGCTGGCCTTTCCGCTTCAGGTGGCGGGGGTGGTGTACACCGGGGCGGCCTTCCTGCTGGGAGCCGTGTTCATCCAAAAAGCCTGGGCGCTGTGGCAAGATTCGAGCAATCGCACCCTGGCGCGATCGCTCTTCAAGTTCTCTATTTTTTACCTGATGCTGCTGAGCGCGGCCCTGGTGGTGGACAGCCTGCCGGTGTTTCAGCCGCTGACCCAGCAGTTTGCCTACCAGTGGAGCGCCTTGCTGAGCGCGATCCCGATGCTGGCTGGAATCTAG
- a CDS encoding ABC transporter permease, translated as MSNSATPFQPAADRGVEALAGSAPGFFSSALVQETAALTRRLFIQLQRRPSTLVAGIIQPLMWLILFGALFQNAPQGLFGESQNYGQFLGAGVIVFTAFAGALNAGLPVMFDREFGFLNRLLVAPLASRFSIVLASAIYITAMSFLQTAVIVAAAAVMGAGLPNVAGLGLVALVVLLLVLGVTGLSLGLAFALPGHIELIAVIFVVNLPLLFASTALAPLAFMPTWLQWVASLNPLSYAIEPIRYLYLHPDWSFASVVMQAPFGSVTLGASMLVLLAFASVALVMIQPLLKRTLS; from the coding sequence ATGAGCAATAGCGCAACTCCGTTCCAACCTGCCGCCGATCGCGGGGTCGAGGCCCTCGCAGGCTCGGCTCCCGGCTTTTTCTCCTCGGCGCTAGTCCAGGAGACAGCGGCCCTGACGCGGCGTCTGTTTATCCAGCTTCAGCGGCGTCCTTCCACCCTGGTGGCTGGGATCATTCAGCCCCTGATGTGGCTGATTTTATTCGGGGCTTTGTTTCAGAATGCGCCCCAGGGCCTGTTTGGCGAGAGCCAGAACTACGGGCAGTTTCTGGGGGCCGGGGTCATCGTGTTTACGGCCTTTGCCGGAGCGCTGAATGCGGGCCTGCCGGTGATGTTTGACCGGGAGTTTGGCTTTCTCAATCGGCTGCTGGTGGCGCCCCTGGCGTCGCGGTTTTCGATCGTGCTGGCGTCGGCGATCTACATCACGGCCATGAGCTTTTTGCAGACGGCGGTGATCGTGGCAGCGGCGGCGGTGATGGGCGCAGGCTTGCCCAACGTGGCGGGTCTGGGTCTGGTGGCCCTGGTGGTCCTGCTGCTGGTGCTGGGGGTGACGGGCCTGAGCCTGGGTCTGGCCTTCGCGCTGCCGGGGCACATCGAGCTGATTGCGGTGATCTTCGTGGTGAATTTGCCGCTGCTGTTTGCGAGCACGGCCCTGGCGCCCCTGGCATTCATGCCGACGTGGTTGCAGTGGGTGGCGTCCCTCAATCCCCTCAGCTATGCCATTGAGCCGATTCGCTACCTGTATCTGCATCCTGACTGGTCCTTTGCCAGCGTGGTGATGCAGGCGCCCTTTGGGTCGGTGACTTTGGGGGCGTCGATGCTGGTGCTGCTGGCCTTTGCGTCGGTGGCGCTGGTGATGATTCAGCCGCTGCTGAAGCGGACGCTGTCTTAG
- a CDS encoding daunorubicin resistance protein DrrA family ABC transporter ATP-binding protein, with translation MAPAVLIENLQKRYGSVEAVKDVSLQVEPGTIFGLLGPNGAGKTTTIRCLCTLTTPDAGRIEVSGISAIAQPKVARQRLGYVAQEVALDKVLTGRELLELQAALYHLPKAVAKERINQFLQLLGLEDRADQRTGTYSGGLKKRLDLAAGLLHQPDVLVLDEPTVGLDIESRVAVWNFLRQLRDGGTTVLITSHYLEEVDALADRVAIIDQGMVIASGTPSELKDRVGGDRITLRLREFSPMAEAEAAKQLLEKLSCVQEVIVNAAQGNSLNLVVSSQGDALTAVQQALREAGLPTFGIAQSRPSLDDVYLAATGRTLMDAELAAASARDPKKERKQNMR, from the coding sequence ATGGCTCCCGCCGTTTTGATTGAAAACCTGCAAAAGCGCTACGGCAGCGTCGAAGCGGTTAAAGATGTTTCGCTTCAGGTGGAGCCGGGCACCATCTTTGGACTGCTCGGTCCCAACGGTGCTGGCAAAACCACGACGATCCGCTGCCTGTGTACCCTGACAACGCCAGATGCGGGGCGCATCGAGGTCTCGGGAATTTCGGCGATCGCCCAGCCCAAGGTGGCGCGGCAGCGGCTGGGCTACGTGGCCCAAGAAGTGGCCCTCGACAAGGTGCTGACCGGTCGCGAGCTGCTGGAGCTGCAAGCGGCGCTCTATCACCTGCCCAAGGCCGTGGCCAAGGAACGCATCAATCAGTTTTTGCAGCTGCTGGGCCTAGAGGATCGGGCAGACCAGCGGACGGGAACCTACTCCGGCGGCCTGAAAAAACGCCTAGACCTGGCGGCGGGTCTGCTCCATCAGCCGGATGTGCTGGTGCTCGATGAGCCGACGGTGGGCCTAGATATCGAGAGCCGGGTGGCGGTGTGGAATTTTCTGCGGCAGCTGCGCGACGGCGGCACGACGGTGCTGATCACCAGCCACTACTTAGAAGAAGTAGACGCCCTGGCCGATCGCGTGGCGATCATTGATCAGGGGATGGTGATTGCCAGCGGCACCCCGTCGGAGCTCAAGGACCGGGTCGGGGGCGATCGCATCACCCTGCGCCTGCGTGAATTTTCTCCCATGGCGGAGGCCGAGGCTGCCAAGCAGCTCCTCGAAAAGCTTTCCTGCGTTCAGGAAGTGATCGTCAACGCGGCCCAGGGCAACTCCCTAAACCTGGTGGTGTCCTCCCAGGGCGACGCGCTGACGGCGGTGCAGCAGGCGCTGCGGGAGGCGGGCCTGCCCACCTTCGGGATCGCCCAGTCGCGCCCGAGCCTGGACGATGTTTACCTGGCGGCGACGGGCCGCACGCTGATGGACGCGGAACTGGCCGCTGCCAGCGCCCGCGATCCCAAGAAAGAGCGCAAGCAAAACATGCGATAG